A part of Miscanthus floridulus cultivar M001 chromosome 6, ASM1932011v1, whole genome shotgun sequence genomic DNA contains:
- the LOC136461942 gene encoding xylan glycosyltransferase MUCI21-like, producing MGDAADKNKGKWLFVQFVAVFSAVILCILLYASRFPMPVPYGAAGFFGPRGAGNAGALARLDNQVHSPCSSLPDHTICCDRSDENADVCFMSGDVRTDAASLSLLLFPPRARPPAAGATAEEERIRPYTRKWDGKVMGDIQEVQLRVARPGEEAAGAAHRCDVRHDAPVHVVTAGGYNGNYFHAFNDGFLPSWVTVQHLRRRVVLAVLSYSPRWAGAYREVISGLSGYPVIDLLRDTRTHCFPGAIVGARFHGYLAVDPARLWDNKTIVDFHRFLAGVYEPLSQSQGGGGEPAERARQHHPRNFKVFGETLARFGETLARMHSRLLRQREWETSALLSPVPNFNILGR from the exons atggggGATGCGGCcgacaagaacaagggcaaatgGCTGTTCGTGCAGTTCGTGGCCGTGTTTTCCGCCGTGATCCTGTGCATCCTCCTCTACGCTTCGCGCTTCCCCATGCCCGTCCCGTACGGGGCCGCCGGCTTCTTCGGGCCGCGCGGTGCAGGCAACGCCGGCGCTCTGGCTCGTCTTGACAACCAGGTGCACTCCCCGTGCTCGTCGCTGCCCGACCACACCATCTGCTGCGACCGCTCGGACGAGAACGCCGACGTCTGCTTCATGTCCGGCGACGTGCGCACGGACGCCGCGTCCCTGTCGCTCCTGCTGTTCCCGCCGCGGGCGCGGCCGCCGGCGGCCGGCGCCACCGCGGAGGAGGAGCGGATACGGCCCTACACGCGCAAGTGGGACGGCAAGGTCATGGGCGATATCCAGGAGGTGCAGCTCCGTGTGGCCCGGCCGGGGGAGGAGGCTGCCGGCGCCGCGCACCGGTGCGACGTCCGGCACGACGCGCCGGTCCACGTCGTGACGGCGGGGGGATACAACGGCAACTACTTCCACGCGTTCAACGACGGGTTCCTGCCGTCGTGGGTGACGGTGCAGCACCTCCGCCGCCGCGTCGTGCTCGCGGTGCTCTCGTACAGCCCGCGGTGGGCCGGCGCGTACCGCGAGGTCATCTCCGGCCTGTCGGGCTACCCCGTCATCGACCTGCTCAGGGACACGAGGACGCATTGCTTCCCGGGCGCCATCGTCGGGGCCCGCTTCCACGGCTACCTCGCCGTCGACCCCGCACGGCTCTGGGACAACAAGACCATCGTGGACTTCCACCGCTTTCTCGCCGGCGTGTACGAGCCGTTGTCCCAATcccaaggcggcggcggcgagccggCGGAGAGAGCACGTCAACATCATCCGCGGAATTTCAAAGTCTTCGGGGAGACGCTGGCCAGGTTCGGGGAGACGCTGGCCAGGATGCACTCTCGACTGCTGCGGCAACGAGAGTGGGAGACTTCTGCTCTACTTTCCCCCGTTCCAAATTTCAAt ATTCTGGGCCgttga
- the LOC136457963 gene encoding chaperone protein dnaJ 20, chloroplastic-like, which produces MPHLAATPPTSSAAAAAAAVPTAQATAAGRVAFRRPWNTPRLRVLARGVRREGGGGVRTEEQEQTASRTFYDLLGISADGSPDEVRAAYRRLALKYHPDVSPPGAAAENTRRFIEVQEAYETLSDPSRRDSYDRALARGVCRLAFSGRRSQSHRAYYHHHHQEQEGKSGWRRSWEDQIAELKRRSTTKDSEENLSWGARMRRRAEASSAEQL; this is translated from the exons ATGCCCCACCTCGCCGCCACTCCCCCCacttcctccgccgccgccgccgcggcggcggtccCCACCGCCCAGGCCACGGCCGCGGGCCGCGTCGCGTTCCGGCGCCCGTGGAACACGCCGCGCCTGCGCGTGCTCGCGCGGGGCGTCCGGcgtgagggcggcggcggcgtgcgcaCCGAGGAGCAGGAGCAGACGGCATCGCGGACGTTCTACGACCTGCTCGGGATCTCGGCGGATGGGAGCCCCGACGAGGTCCGGGCCGCCTACAGGCGGCTGGCGCTCAAGTACCACCCGGACGTGTCCCCGCCGGGCGCCGCGGCGGAGAACACCCGCCGCTTCATCGAGGTGCAGGAGGCCTACGAGACGCTCTCCGACCCGAGCCGCCGCGACAGCTACGACCGCGCGCTCGCCCGCGGCGTCTGCCGCCTCGCCTTCTCCGGGCGCCGTTCCCAATCCCACCGCgcctactaccaccaccaccaccag GAGCAGGAAGGGAAATCTGGCTGGAGAAGGTCCTGGGAAGACCAGATTGCAGAGCTGAAGAGGAGGAGCACGACAAAGGATTCAGAAGAGAACCTGTCGTGGGGCGCTCGTATGCGGAGAAGGGCCGAGGCATCATCAGCAGAACAGCTATGA